GCTAAAGCAGTACCAGAAGAGGATCACCCAGCAGCTGGAGCGGGAGCGGGAGGTCGCCCGGCAGCTCCTGCGCGACGGCAGGAAGGAGTGAGTGGGGCCGGGTGGGGCCGGGAggctggagcaggggtgggggccgGGAGGCCACTCAGTGTCACCGCTCGGGTTCCCCTGCAGGCGGGCCAAGCTGCTGCTCAAGAAGAAGCGGTACCGGGAGCAGCTCCTGGACAAGACGGAAAACCAGATCACCAGCCTGGAGACCATGGTAGGCCCAGCTGCGGCCGGGGGCGTCTGTGGGCCCCACGGGGCTGAAGTGTGTCACCTTCCTTCCCTGGACCCCTCAGCCAGAGCCCAAGGAGTGGGTCTAAGGAGGAGGGGAGACTCTTCGATGGGAACCTGGCCATcttcaggggctgggggcaggttgGCTCTTGCAGGCTCGGGGGCTCTTGGGGGGCTGGACCCCTTCTgggtggtggggttggggggtggacGGGGCGGGTGGGGGTCTGCCCGGGTGATGGGAGAGGTGTCCCGAGCGGCCCAGCTCTAGGCCCAAGTCTAGTTCTGCTCTGTTGCTAACCAGAGCTGCTAGTAAGCAGTCGTGGTACTTTGAGATTCTTCCCGGGCCCTCTCAGGCCCACCAAGGCCCCTGGTGGTGCTCAGGGCAGCAGGAACGGACAAGAGGGAGGTTGGGGCAGAGATGGTCTGCCCTGAGACCCAGCGGTCTTCATGGGCGGTGGTCTCATCCTCAGTGCCGTTGCGGGGTCTGCGTGAGGAGGCAGAAGGCCGGCCCCTGACCACAGGGCTCTCCCCCTCAGGTCCAGAGTATTGAGTTCACCCAGATTGAAATGAAGGTGCTCGAGGGTTTGCAGGTCGGAAATGAGTGTCTGAATAAGATGCACCAGGTGAGTCTTGCAAGtctgggggcagagaggaggggagcaggCGGAACAAGGAGAGGGCTTGTCCCTGAGGCCACCCCTGCACCCAGGCTGTCAGGTGCATGGGAAAGCCAGTCACTACCAGGAGAGGGTGACAGTCTAGTGGGACCAACAAACTCAGGAATGGTGGCCTGAGAATAGAGACCCGAACTATAATTTGGGTTCACAGATGCTAAAGTGACTAGAGGGAAAGTCTGGTTAGAATAGGGGAGGGTTGTGGTGAACTAATctggaggacttcctggaggaagtgaacCCAGCCTCCTCTCGGGAAGCAGCACGGAGGTGGGCAGGAGAAGGAgaggtgaggcccagagaggccgtGGCAAAGCCCCCACCCCATCTCGTTCCTGACGAGTGGGTGGCACGCGGGGCCAGGCAGACCCAGGTTACACTGCTTTTCTGAGTGTCCAGTGTGGTCTACCTGCCAGTCAGGCAAAGGTGCTACTTTGAACCCAAAAGAAATCAAGTCGCCTGGCCGGAGAACGTTTTTTGTGCTGTTTACTAGCACTAGGCTTGATTTGGGTGCCAGAAGGTCCAGTGAGAAGGGCCCGCAGGATCTAGGGAGGTCAGTTGAGGCTTCTGAAAAGACTGGTCTGACGGCTCCACAGCCTCTGTGGACGGGCCCTGCCTGGGACACAAGTGACCAAGGATGAGTCATGTCCCACTTGGCTTCATTTAGCAGAAACAGAGGGTCCAGGCCGTGTGCCCTGCTGGTCGGGGTGGCTTCATGCAGGGGTTGATGCGTGTCGTGCTGACGCACTCCCAACTTGTAACTGACAGGTGATGTCCATAGAAGAGGTGGAGCGGATACTGGACGAGACCCAGGAGGCCGTGGAGTACCAGCGGGTAGGTGTTGCCGCGTCACTGGGACCCGCCTTCTGCCAGCCCAGGAGCTCGAGGGCCAACTTGCTGAGTGTCCAGCGCCACCCTCAAGGGCCAGGCCTCCCCACACCACTGGGCGGCTGCCTTCTTTCTTTCGAGGGAGAGGAGCCTTGAGCCGGGGCCGTCTCCTTCCTCTGTGAGGGGCTAGCTTTCCCCACCCCAGCCGGGCCGTGCGCCTCACCTCCGCTCCTCCTTTCACAGCAAATAGATGAGCTGTTGGCAGGAAGCTTCACGCAGGAGGACGAAGATGCCATCCTGGAGGAGCTGGATGCAATCACTCAGGTAACACGACCCCGGGACTGACGCGGTCACTCGAGTGACGGGACCCCAGGACTGACACGGTCACTCAGGTGACAGGACCCCAAGACTGATGCAGTCACTCGGGTGACAGGCCACCTTACTTCTGATTCACTTACTTACCGATTCAGTTCTTCTCAAAACCCGAGGGGCTTCTGGGTACCCTCTGGGAACCACAGACACACCCGGTGCTAGCACCCAAGGGGACCACAGCAGAGGTGCCCCGTGGCCCCTGACCTGCATGGGTGCCTGTTTCAAAGCCCATGACCCAAAATCAGTTGGAACTCTGGGCGGGGAGCCCCTCAGGGTCCGGGCTGTTGGGGGCAGCCATCTTTTGTGGCCACCGCGCCCTTGGTGTTGGGAGTTGGAGGGATCCTGGAAGCCAGGGATGGCGCAACCTTGGTTGGGTGCTGGAGGGTTTGTGTCCCACTGACATCCCGCTGAGAGCAGCTAAGCAAACAGGATGCCGTCGTCCCGAGAGAAGGACCATGGTGATTGCATCTAACTGCCTTTACCCTGTTTCCTTCAGGAACAGATCGAGCTGCCAGAGGTTCCTTCGGAGCCTCTTCCCGAAAAGAAGCCAGGTACTGTCCTCATTCTGTCCTTGGAGAGCAGTGAGTCCTAGAGTGTCCCGGCCGCGAGGTCCTGCCCTTCCTGCTCAGCGAGGGTCAGGTCCCACTGCCCGCGGGTGCTGGGCCATGTGCTGGCACCAGCTTGGGAGCTCAGGCGGACGCGGGGCCTTACCCTGAGGTCGAGCCCAGCTTTCTGAGGGGTCTGGGGAACCTCGTGAGAGCCAAACCCATCTGGAGAGGCATGTCCTGAAAGTAGAGCCAGGAAAGGGCCCGTTTAGCCGGGCAGGCGCCCTCAGTGCAGCCAGGACCTGCCATCCTCGGACTGTCACAGGGACAGCTGTCCCGGGCGTGACTTACACGCGCCCTCAGAAGTTCTCCACCCCGATTCGTCCTCCGTGAGTCCCCTTGGCTCTCTCTGCTCCCTCGCTGCCCCTCggcctcctctccagcccaggggaggggctgctgtcccATCTTGAGTGCGGCTCTGTTGCTGGCCCACCGGTGTCTGTGTGCAACTCGCCTCCCCAGAGCCGTGCCTTCCTTCCCAGAGCACAAAGGCCTGGACCTGGCACCTTGCCGCCTCTGGTCCTTCCTGGGGAGTTTCGCCTGCAGGGTCTTGTTGCGCGACAGACATGTCTATGTTTCCTCCACAGAGAAAGTCCCCGTCAAGGCTGGGCCCAGGCAGGCGGAACTTGTGGCAGCCTCATAACACGGCCTCCTCACATGGGAC
This is a stretch of genomic DNA from Camelus bactrianus isolate YW-2024 breed Bactrian camel chromosome 16, ASM4877302v1, whole genome shotgun sequence. It encodes these proteins:
- the CHMP6 gene encoding charged multivesicular body protein 6 → MGNLFGRKKQSRVTEQDKAILQLKQQRDRLKQYQKRITQQLEREREVARQLLRDGRKERAKLLLKKKRYREQLLDKTENQITSLETMVQSIEFTQIEMKVLEGLQVGNECLNKMHQVMSIEEVERILDETQEAVEYQRQIDELLAGSFTQEDEDAILEELDAITQEQIELPEVPSEPLPEKKPEKVPVKAGPRQAELVAAS